A genome region from Sphaeramia orbicularis chromosome 19, fSphaOr1.1, whole genome shotgun sequence includes the following:
- the foxj1b gene encoding forkhead box protein J1-B, protein MPVLTSPDIANKFKEKWLKAYPEDPFTGSDSAPLDDSLTSLHWLQNFSILSADPERPNGTGPGCASFQQQQHLYLKRIGFPRGGSDSPSSPPAGDTAATGMPLYLGSPVTSGSDSSAAPRFVDCAHPRSGYPQIPIQANPPVEVDYKTNPKIKPPYSYASLICMAMQASKQPKVTLSTIYNWITENFCYYRHAEPSWQNSIRHNLSLNKCFKKVPRQKDEPGKGGFWQIDPQYADMFVNGIFKRRRMSANHYNSSSSSSGTHRQNKLVQGYHSAQNGCPYQSGTGKRKHLSTKGNSKAVRVTESPLLATEAHKADILRGDFDLASVFDDVLSGNCSTFEDLDINTALSSLGCDMEVSMQGRQHSAGLARWCSGGGADLVGQNQQMNHHQSYGGYMELSAASMECSVNMGELHLPQHQQHLDQDQLLQSHHPHLQQFDEPSTLFPERPEEAVLQPWEEIKEEAQAIPLTLDQGFGLCEGFFTEMQPWERVEAYL, encoded by the exons ATGCCGGTCCTGACGAGCCCCGACATCGCCAACAAGTTTAAGGAGAAATGGCTGAAAGCGTACCCGGAGGATCCTTTCACCGGGTCCGACTCTGCCCCCCTCGACGACAGCCTCACCAGCCTCCACTGGCTGCAGAATTTCTCCATCCTGAGCGCAGATCCGGAACGACCGAACGGAACCGGACCGGGCTGTGCATcattccagcagcagcagcatctctATCTCAAGCGGATCGGCTTTCCCAGAGGAGGTTCCGATTCTCCCTCCAGCCCTCCTGCCGGGGACACCGCCGCCACTGGGATGCCTCTGTACCTCGGGAGCCCCGTCACCTCCGGCAGCGACTCCTCCGCGGCCCCGAGGTTCGTCGATTGCGCACATCCCCGGAGCGGGTACCCTCAGATTCCCATCCAGGCCAACCCACCGGTGGAGGTTGACTACAAAACCAACCCCAAAATAAAACCACCCTATTCCTACGCCTCTCTCATCTGCATGGCCATGCAGGCCAGCAAGCAGCCTAAAGTGACTCTGTCCACTATCTATAACTGGATAACGGAGAATTTCTGCTACTACAGACACGCGGAGCCCAGCTGGCAG AACTCCATCCGCCACAACCTGTCCCTCAACAAGTGCTTCAAGAAGGTCCCCAGACAGAAAGATGAGCCGGGGAAAGGAGGCTTCTGGCAGATTGATCCTCAGTATGCTGACATGTTTGTCAATGGCATCTTCAAACGTAGGAGGATGTCTGCCAATCactacaacagcagcagcagcagcagtggcacacacagacagaacaaaCTGGTTCAGGGTTATCACAGTGCTCAAAATGGCTGCCCTTACCAAAGTGGCACTGGCAAAAGAAAGCACCTTTCCACTAAGGGCAACAGCAAGGCGGTCAGGGTGACTGAATCTCCTCTGCTGGCCACAGAAGCCCACAAAGCTGACATCCTCAGAGGAGACTTTGACCTCGCATCTGTGTTTGATGACGTTCTCAGCGGAAACTGTAGCACCTTTGAGGATTTGGACATCAACACAGCACTCAGCTCACTGGGCTGCGACATGGAGGTTTCCATGCAGGGCAGACAGCACTCAGCAGGGCTGGCGAGGTGGTGCAGCGGTGGCGGAGCGGACCTCGTGGGTCAGAACCAGCAAATGAACCACCATCAGTCCTACGGCGGGTACATGGAGCTAAGCGCTGCTTCCATGGAGTGCTCGGTCAACATGGGAGAGCTTCATTTGCCACAGCATCAGCAgcacctggaccaggaccagctgCTCCAGAGCCACCACCCACACCTGCAGCAGTTCGACGAGCCCTCCACGCTGTTTCCAGAGCGGCCGGAGGAGGCAGTGCTTCAGCCCTGGGAGGAGATCAAAGAGGAGGCCCAGGCTATTCCTCTGACTCTGGACCAGGGCTTTGGTCTGTGTGAAGGCTTCTTCACAGAGATGCAGCCGTGGGAGCGTGTTGAGGCCTATCTGTGA